In Blastococcus saxobsidens DD2, the genomic stretch GAAGGTGCCGGGAGCGGCCGCGGGGTCGACTGCATGGGGAGGACGACACGGCATGGCCGATGCCACGCTGGACCTGGCGACGGTCTGGGACCAGATCCGCGAGCGGCTGGCGACCAGCCTCTCCCCGCAGCAGAACGCGATGCTGAACCTCACCCGGCCGCTGGGCCTGGTCGAGGACACCGCGGTGCTCGCCGCGCCCAACGAGTTCACCCAGACCGTGCTCGAGTCCCGGATGCGCCGGGTGCTGGCCGAGGCGCTGTCGGAGCAGTTCGGCCGGGACATCCGCGTCGCCGTGCAGCTCGAGGACGCACCGGTCGCACCGCCGGCGGATTCCCGCGACGACGAGCCGGTCCGCCGGCCGTGGTCGGCAGCCGAGGCGCAGCGCGCCGAGGAGGACCGCGCCACCCGGGACCGGGCCGACGACGGCCGCAGCGCCTTCGGGGTGCGCACCGACGTCGTGGGAACCGCCGCGCCCTGGGACCGCCATGCCACCGCGGAGCGGCCGGCACCCGCGGACTTCCCCCCGGTGCGCGAGCTGCACCCGGCCGACGGGCCGCAGCGTCCGCCCGTGGACCGGGGCGCCCCCGAGGACTGGAGCACCACGTGGGGGAGCGGCACCAGCGACTTCGGCGCCGGCTCCGGTGGCCGCGACTGGGGTGGCGGGGACGACCGCAGCGCCGACGTGCTGCCCTTCGACGTCGACGCGTCGGCGAGCGAACAGCGCCGATCCGGTGGTGGCTCCGGCGCCCGTCCCCGCCGACCGGAGTCCGGCCGGCCGGCCGGGCTGGACCCCGGCCTGAACTCCAAGTACGTCTTCGACTCCTTCGTCATCGGCAACAGCAACCGGTTCGCCCACGCCGCGGCCGTGGCCGTGGCCGAGGCGCCGGCCCGCGCCTACAACCCGCTGTTCATCTACGGGGAGTCCGGGCTGGGCAAGACACACCTGCTGCACGCGATCGGCCACTACGCCGCGCGGATGTTCCCCAACGTGCGGGTGCGGTACGTGAGCACCGAGGAGTTCACCAACGAGTTCATCAACCTGGTGCACTCCGGCCGGGCCGAGGACTTCCGCCGGCGCTACCGGGACATCGACTTCCTGCTGATCGACGACATCCAGTTCCTCGAGCGCGCCGAGCGCACGCAGGAGGAGTTCTTCCACACCTTCAACACGCTGCACAACGCCAGCAAGCAGATCGTGATCACCTCCGACCGTCCGCCGAAGAAGCTGACGACGCTGGAGGACCGGCTGCGCACCCGGTTCGAGTGGGGTCTCATCACCGACGTCCAGGCGCCGGACCTGGAGACCCGCATCGCGATCCTGCGGAAGAAGGCCTGGGGCGAGCGGCTGCAGGTGCCCGACCCGGTGCTGGAGTTCATCGCCAGCAAGGTGCAGACGAACATCCGCGAGCTGGAAGGTGCGCTCATCCGGGTCACCGCGTTCGCCAGCCTCAACAAGCAGCAGGTTGACCTGCCCCTCGCCGAGCTGGTGCTCAAGGACCTGATCAGCGACGAGCAGGGCCCGCAGATCACCGCCGCGATCATCATGGCCGCCACGGCGGAGTACTTCTCCGTGACGATGGAGGAGCTGCAGGGCACCAACCGCAGCCGGACGCTGGTCAACGCCCGGCAGATCGCGATGTACCTGTGCCGGGAGCTCACCGAGCTGTCCCTGCCGCGGATCGGGGCCTCCTTCGGCGGCAAGGACCACACCACGGTCATGCACGCCGTCAAGAAGATCACCAACCTGATGAGCGAGCGACGGGCCACGTACACGCAGGTCACCGAGCTGACCGCACGGATCAAGAGCCGCGCCCGGCAGTGACATTGCGGTCCTCCGGACCGCCCCGCGGCCACGTGCCGTTCCCCTGGTGCATTGAGCCGCTGCCCATGTCCCGATCGGGAGCCCTCCGGGCCCCGCGATCGGTCCACCGCGGCTCGCTGCCGTCCCGGCTCCTCCTGCGCCGTCGCCACGGCCCTGCCGGGGCCATGCGCCCTCCCTCGGTCTTCTGCGCGCCCTTTCCGACCCTCTTCGGAAGCCTCCGGGATGGCGGGGTTGCCGTGACGGTGCGCAGCCGGGCCGATCACCGTCCGGACGGGCGCCGGCCGACGCCCCGCACCGGTCGACAAGTCGTTGTCCACACCTGTGTGGATCCCTGGGGACGACGGAATCGCCGGTTCTGCGCCCGCCGCCCGCCGGGGCGGGGACGGTCGACGTCGACAGATCGAGAAGTTGTCCCCAGGAATGTGCACAGCTTGGGGGAAAGTCGCGTGCGACCGATCGGCGGCCACCACATCCGGGACGCCGCCCGCTGCACCCACCCGCGCCGGAACAGCCGCGCCTCCCGGCTGACCTGCGCGAACACCATCGGACCACGCCCCCGGTCGAGCACCGGGCCGCCGGGCACGGCGCACGGCCGGCGCCCCTGGGGACGCCACGGGGAGAGACAGGGGACAGCAGGTGGACCGACGCGCGCTCCGGTGCACAACCGTCGATCTGTCCACGTGTCGACAACAGGAGGACGCTGACCGCCCACAACGGGCCAACAGCCCCACTCGGCCGCTGACCTGCGGAAAGGAGCTCGTTCCCCACCTTCCACACGTGTGATGACGAGGATGAGGGAGTTATCTCGAGAGATTCTTGAACCACACCCTGGGTGGGGACGCTGCGCCGGCAGGGCTTCCGAACGGTCGGCAGCAGGAGCGCCGAACCCATCGAGGGACCGGGGTTTCCCCACGGGGCACTGCAACAGGCACGATGAGCACCGCACCGGGGCCGTCGCGCTCCGCTGCACGTCGAACACGAGCTCCGGGCCCGCACCGGTCACCCCTCGGGTGATCACGGGAACGGACCGAACATGGGTGGGTCGAGAGATGAAGTTCCGGGTGGCACGTGAGGTGCTCGCCGACGCCGTCGCCTGGACGGCGCGCAGCCTGCCCCCGCGGCCGTCGGTGCCGGTCCTGGCGGGCATCCTGCTCGAGGCCGACGGGAACCTGCTGTCGGTCTCCGGCTTCGACTACGAGGTGTCGGCACGCGCCGAGGTCGACGTCCAGACCAGCGAGAGCGGTCGCGTGCTCGTCCCGGGCCGGCTGCTCGCCGAGATCACCCGGGCGCTGCCCCCGCACCCGGTCGAGATCACCGCCGAGGGCCCGCGCCTGGCCATCACCTGCAGCAACGCGCGCTTCAGCCTGCCGACCCTGCCGGTCGAGGACTACCCCTCCCTGCCGTCGATGCCGTCCGCCGCGGGCATCGTCGACAGCGACGTCTTCGCCGAGGCGGTGGCACAGGTCGCCATCGCCGCCGGCCGCGACGACACGCTCCCGATGCTCACCGGTGTCCGCCTGGAGATCGACGACGACCGGATCACGCTGGCCGCCACCGACCGCTACCGCCTCGCCGTCCGCGAGTTCACCTGGCGGCCGGAGACCTCCGGCCTGTCGGCGGCCGTGCTCGTGCCCGCCCGCACGCTCGCCGAGGCGGCCAAGACGCTGACCAGCGGCCCGGAGATCACGTTGTCGTTGTCCTCGGGCAGCTCCGGTGAGGGCATCCTGGGCCTGTCCGGCAAGGACCGTCGGACGACGACGCGGCTGCTCGACGCCGAGTTCGTGAAGTACCGCGCGATCATGCCCAACGAGTCGCTGGCCAACGCCACGCTGCCGGTCGGCCTGTTCACCGACGCCGCCAAGCGGGTCGCGCTGGTCGCCGAGCGCGGTACGCCGCTGCGCTGCGAGTTCACCCCCGGTCAGGTCACCCTCCGGGCCGGGGGCAGCGACGACGAGGGCCAGGCCGAGGAGCGCTGCGACGTCGACTTCGAGGGCGAGCCGCTGACCATCGGCTTCAACCCGACATTCCTGCTCGACGGGCTCGCCGCCGTGCACACCGACCACGCGCGGATGGACTTCACCAGCCCGCTCAAGCCCGCGGTGCTATCCGGCGTCGACGAGCCGTCGACCGACGACGACAAGCCGGCGGCCCCGGCCGCGCCCCCCGGCAGCTACCGGTACCTGATCATGCCGGTGCGGCTGCCGGGTTGATCGGGCGAACGTCCACGTCACCGGGCCCGGAAGGCGAGACTTCCCCCCGGCGAGCACGATGAGCAGGACCACCACGAGCATGACCACGACGACGAAGGGCGGGATCGTGCAGCTGGGGCTGATCGGGCTGGGCAAGATGGGCGGCAACATGGCCGAGCGGCTGCGCCGCGCCGGTCACGAGGTCGTGGGCTACGACCGCGCGCCGGGCAAGCGCGACGTGGAGAGCCTGCCGGAGCTGGTGGAGGCGCTGAGCGCACCACGGGTGGTCTGGGTCATGGTGCCCTCGGGTGATCCGACGAAGGCGACCGTCAAGGAGCTGGCCGAACTGCTCAGCCCGGGCGACGTCGTCATCGACGGCGGCAACTCCAAGTACACCGACGACCAGGTGCACGACGTCATGATGCGCGAGAAGGGCATCGGCTACATCGACGCCGGCGTCTCCGGCGGTGTCTGGGGCCTGGAGAACGGCTACGCCCTGATGGTCGGCGGCACCAAGGAGGACGTCGCCAAGGCACAGCCGATCTTCGACGCCCTCAAGCCGCCGGCACCGCACGACGAGTCCGGGCAGGAGATGCCGGGCGCCGGGTTCGTGCACGCCGGGCCGGTGGGCGCCGGCCACTTCAGCAAGATGGTCCACAACGGCATCGAGTACGCGCTGATGCAGGCCTACGGCGAGGGCTACGAGCTGCTGGCCGCCGTCGACCTCGTCGAGGACGTCCCGGGCGTCATCGCGTCTTGGACCCAGGGCACGGTCATCCGGTCCTGGCTGCTCGACCTGCTGGTCCGGGCGCTGGACGAGGACCCGGAGCTCGACGGGATCAGCGGCTACGCCGAGGACTCCGGCGAGGGCCGCTGGACCGTCGAGCAGGCGATCGAGAACGCCGTCCCCGTGCCGACCATCGCCGCCTCGCTGTTCGCCCGCTTCTCCTCCCGCCAGGACGACTCGCCGACGATGAAGGCGGTCGCCGCGCTGCGCAACCAGTTCGGCGGGCACGCGGTGCGCGCCGTCCAGGCGCAGGAGGCCGAGCGGCCCGCGTGACCGGACCCGGGACGGCCTGAGGTGTACCTCAGGCACCTCCAGGTCGGCTCCTTCCGCAGCTGGGAGCGGGTGGACCTGGGCCTGCCCCCGGGGCCGACCGTCTTCGTCGGCCGCAACGGGGAGGGCAAGACCAACCTCGTCGAGGCCGTCGGCTACCTCGCCACCATGAGCAGCCACCGGGTGTCCGGCGACGCGCCGCTGGTGCGGCACGGCGCCGCGCAGGCGGTGGTGCGTGCCGCCCTCCGCCGTGGTGACCGGGAGCTGCTCGTCGAGGTCGAGATCAACCCCGGGAGGGCCAACCGGGTGCGGGTCAACCGCGGCCCCCTGCCCCGCCCGCGGGAACTGCTGGGCCTGGTGCGCACCGTGCTGTTCGCACCCGAGGACCTCGCCCTGGTCCGCGGCGACCCCACCGAGCGGCGCCGCTTCCTCGACGAGCTGCTCGCCACCCGGACCCCGCGGCTGGCGGGGGTCCGCAGCGACTACGAGCGGGTGCTCAAGCAGCGCAACGCACTGCTGAAGACCGCCCGGCTCGCCCGCGGCAAGGCCGTGGAGACCCTGGACGTCTGGGACGGGCACCTGACCGACCTCGGCGGTCAGCTCCTGGCCGCCCGGCTCCGGCTCGTCGCCGACCTCGCGCCCTACGTCGGCGAGTCCTACGCCGGCGTCGCCGGTGACGGTGCCGCCGTGGCGGGGCTCGGCTACAGCTCGACCGTGCCGCTCGCCGGCGACGGCGCGGCCCTGGTCGCCGGCGCCGAGCTGCCGACGGTGGCCGAGCTCACCGAGGCGATGCGCGCCCGGGTCGCCGAGCGCCGCGGCGACGAGCTGGACCGGGGCATGACGCTGGTCGGGCCGCACCGCGACGACCTGGTCATCCACCTCGGTCCGGCGCCGGCGAAGGGCTTCGCCAGCCACGGGGAGTCGTGGTCGCTGGCGCTCGCGCTCAAGCTGGCCACCTTCGCGCTGCTGCGGACCGACGGCGAGGATCCGATCCTGGTCCTCGACGACGTCTTCGCCACCCTCGATACCGAGCGGCGGGCCGCGCTGGCCGCCGTCGCCCGGTCGGCCGAGCAGACGCTGATCACGGCGGCGGTGATCGACGACGTGCCGGCCGAGCTGCGGTCGACCCGCGTCGAGGTGGGGAACGGGATGGCGCTGGTGGTCAAGGACGCCGTCCCGGCCGGGAACGGGGAGCCGTCGTGAGCGAGCGTGCGAGCTCACCAAGGGGCACAGCAGCGTCGCGAACGCGGCCGACGAGCGCCAGCGAGGAGGGCCCGTGAGCGAGCGTGCGAGCTCACCAAGGGGCACAGCAGCGTCGCGAACGCGGCCGACGAGCGCCAGCGAGGAGGGCCCGTGAGCGAGGAGCGCCCGGCGCGGCCCAGCGACATCGCCCGTGCCGCCCTGGAGGCGGCGCGCGCGGCGTCGGCCGCCCGCCCGAAGCCGACCCGCCGCCGGATCGCCGGCCCGAAGCGTGCCTGGAGCGGTCCGGGACCCGGCGCCGACGACCCGCAGCCGCTGGGCCGGCTGGTGGACTCGCTGGTCAGTCAGCAGGACTGGTCCTCGCAGACCTTGGTGGGGTCGGTGTTCGGCCGGTGGGACGCGATCGTCGGCCCGGACATCGCCTCCCACTGCCGCCCGGAGACGCTGTCCGAGGGGGAACTCCTCGTCGTCGCCGAGTCCACGGCGTGGGCCACCCAGCTGCGACTGCTCGCCCCCTCGATCCTGGGCAAGCTGCATGCGCAGGTCGGCGGGGACGTCGTGACGCGGTTGCGCGTTGTCGGTCCGACGGCCCCGAGCTGGAAGAAGGGCCCGCGCTCGGTGCGCGGGCGGGGGCCCCGCGACACCTACGGATGAGGCGCCCGGCCGCACAGGGTCGGCGCCGGGGAGGACGATGAGGGCATGAGCAGCCCCCGCGACGGTGACCGGGACGGATTCGACGACGACGGCGGCGGCGGCTGGCGCGAGCCTCCGCACCTCGGCGACGGTGCCCCCGGCGACGACGAGGACCGCCCCAACTTCGCCGACCGGCGGAAGCAGCCCCGGGACGAGCCGGTGCCCGGCCAGGCCTGGCAGCCGCCGGGTTGGGACCTGCCCCCGGCCACCCCGCAGCGCCCGGTCCCGCCGCCGCAGGACGCCGCCGGGCCGCAAAACGCCGCCGGGCCGCAGGACGCGGCTCCACAGGACGCTCCGCCGACGGCTCAGGGGTTCCCGCCACCGGCTCAGGCGCCGGCCCGCGGGGGCGGCCTGTTCGGCCGCCGCCGGCGCGAACCGACCATCGCCCAGCGGGTGTTCCGCTACGAGGGCGATCCGGTCGGCGCCCAGGGGTGGGCGCTGCAGCAGGGGTGGACCGTCTCCGACGGCACCGCTCCGCAGGACGCCGTCCTCGCCGACCTGATCGCGAGCTCACCGGTGCGCGCCACCAAGGACCACCGGGCAGCGAACGTGCTGCGCGGCCGCGCCGGCACCCTGGATCTGGTCGCGTTCGACGTCGTCTACGCGTCGGGCCGGTACGTCGTCCCCGAGTACGCGATCACCGCCGTCCCGATGCTGGGTGCCGTGCCGGGTTTCCGGCTCAGCCCCGCCCGGTTCTGGCGGCACGGCACCGGCGGACTGCTGCCGATGCCCAGCGGCGACCCGGCGTTCGACGCCCGCTGGCTGCTGCTGGCCGCCGAGGACAGCCCGCAGCTGCGCCGGCTCGTCCAGGACCCGGCCGTGCACGGCCTGCTGCTGGGCACCGACGACGGCGACGAGTTCTGGTCGGGTGTGGGGCACGTGGCGGCGGTGCGGCCCGACGGGCACCGGCCGCAGCTGCTGGAGCACCACGCCCGCCTGCTGACGGCGCTCGTCGGTGCCCTCACCGTCGCCTGACGCCGGGCCGGTGACCGCCCCGGTCGCGCCCGGGGAACCGGCCGCGCCGGCGGCCGCCGGTCTGCGGGACCTCCTCCCGCTGCTGCGCCCGCACCGCCGCGCGCTGCTGGTGGCCGCCGGCCTGTCGCTGGTGGGGGCGGCGGCTGCGCTGGCCCAGCCGGCGCTGGTCGCGCACGTCATCGAGGTGGTGGGTGCGGGGGAGCCGCTGCTCCCCGCGGTCGGCCTGCTCGTCGTCGTCCTCCTGGTGTCGTCCGCGCTCCGCGCGCTGCAGCAGTTCGTCCTCCAGCGCACCGCCGAGGGCTTCGTCCTCACCACCCGGCTGGCCTTGACCGACCGGCTGCTGCGCCTGCCGGTGGCGGAGTACGACCGCCGCCGCACCGGT encodes the following:
- the dnaA gene encoding chromosomal replication initiator protein DnaA, whose translation is MADATLDLATVWDQIRERLATSLSPQQNAMLNLTRPLGLVEDTAVLAAPNEFTQTVLESRMRRVLAEALSEQFGRDIRVAVQLEDAPVAPPADSRDDEPVRRPWSAAEAQRAEEDRATRDRADDGRSAFGVRTDVVGTAAPWDRHATAERPAPADFPPVRELHPADGPQRPPVDRGAPEDWSTTWGSGTSDFGAGSGGRDWGGGDDRSADVLPFDVDASASEQRRSGGGSGARPRRPESGRPAGLDPGLNSKYVFDSFVIGNSNRFAHAAAVAVAEAPARAYNPLFIYGESGLGKTHLLHAIGHYAARMFPNVRVRYVSTEEFTNEFINLVHSGRAEDFRRRYRDIDFLLIDDIQFLERAERTQEEFFHTFNTLHNASKQIVITSDRPPKKLTTLEDRLRTRFEWGLITDVQAPDLETRIAILRKKAWGERLQVPDPVLEFIASKVQTNIRELEGALIRVTAFASLNKQQVDLPLAELVLKDLISDEQGPQITAAIIMAATAEYFSVTMEELQGTNRSRTLVNARQIAMYLCRELTELSLPRIGASFGGKDHTTVMHAVKKITNLMSERRATYTQVTELTARIKSRARQ
- the dnaN gene encoding DNA polymerase III subunit beta; its protein translation is MKFRVAREVLADAVAWTARSLPPRPSVPVLAGILLEADGNLLSVSGFDYEVSARAEVDVQTSESGRVLVPGRLLAEITRALPPHPVEITAEGPRLAITCSNARFSLPTLPVEDYPSLPSMPSAAGIVDSDVFAEAVAQVAIAAGRDDTLPMLTGVRLEIDDDRITLAATDRYRLAVREFTWRPETSGLSAAVLVPARTLAEAAKTLTSGPEITLSLSSGSSGEGILGLSGKDRRTTTRLLDAEFVKYRAIMPNESLANATLPVGLFTDAAKRVALVAERGTPLRCEFTPGQVTLRAGGSDDEGQAEERCDVDFEGEPLTIGFNPTFLLDGLAAVHTDHARMDFTSPLKPAVLSGVDEPSTDDDKPAAPAAPPGSYRYLIMPVRLPG
- the gnd gene encoding phosphogluconate dehydrogenase (NAD(+)-dependent, decarboxylating), which gives rise to MTTTTKGGIVQLGLIGLGKMGGNMAERLRRAGHEVVGYDRAPGKRDVESLPELVEALSAPRVVWVMVPSGDPTKATVKELAELLSPGDVVIDGGNSKYTDDQVHDVMMREKGIGYIDAGVSGGVWGLENGYALMVGGTKEDVAKAQPIFDALKPPAPHDESGQEMPGAGFVHAGPVGAGHFSKMVHNGIEYALMQAYGEGYELLAAVDLVEDVPGVIASWTQGTVIRSWLLDLLVRALDEDPELDGISGYAEDSGEGRWTVEQAIENAVPVPTIAASLFARFSSRQDDSPTMKAVAALRNQFGGHAVRAVQAQEAERPA
- the recF gene encoding DNA replication/repair protein RecF (All proteins in this family for which functions are known are DNA-binding proteins that assist the filamentation of RecA onto DNA for the initiation of recombination or recombinational repair.), giving the protein MYLRHLQVGSFRSWERVDLGLPPGPTVFVGRNGEGKTNLVEAVGYLATMSSHRVSGDAPLVRHGAAQAVVRAALRRGDRELLVEVEINPGRANRVRVNRGPLPRPRELLGLVRTVLFAPEDLALVRGDPTERRRFLDELLATRTPRLAGVRSDYERVLKQRNALLKTARLARGKAVETLDVWDGHLTDLGGQLLAARLRLVADLAPYVGESYAGVAGDGAAVAGLGYSSTVPLAGDGAALVAGAELPTVAELTEAMRARVAERRGDELDRGMTLVGPHRDDLVIHLGPAPAKGFASHGESWSLALALKLATFALLRTDGEDPILVLDDVFATLDTERRAALAAVARSAEQTLITAAVIDDVPAELRSTRVEVGNGMALVVKDAVPAGNGEPS
- a CDS encoding DUF721 domain-containing protein, whose amino-acid sequence is MSEERPARPSDIARAALEAARAASAARPKPTRRRIAGPKRAWSGPGPGADDPQPLGRLVDSLVSQQDWSSQTLVGSVFGRWDAIVGPDIASHCRPETLSEGELLVVAESTAWATQLRLLAPSILGKLHAQVGGDVVTRLRVVGPTAPSWKKGPRSVRGRGPRDTYG